The sequence AGAGTTTTTGAAAATTGATCGGAAAAACTTAAAATTCGAAATTCACTTCACAGTAACTTACCGTAAAACAGGAATATTTTCATGCTTCCATAAAAAAAGGCGCATTTAAAGCGCCTTTCTATTTATTTTCTTCTGTTTTTCATCATTCCCACTACGCGATTTCTTTTACGCTCTTGAGACAATGTCATCTTGTTACTCTTTCCTTCAAATGGGTTTTCGCTGTTTTGGAATTGGATGCGAATTGGTGTACCCATAATTTCTAGAGAACGACGATAGTAATTCATCAGATAACGCTTATAGGAGTCAGGTAGCTCCTTAACTTGGTTACCATGGATTACAACAATCGGAGGGTTATAACCACCAGCATGGGCGTACTTAAGCTTAACACGTCGTCCACGAACAAGTGGTGGTTGGTGATCATCTGTTGCCATCTTCATTACTCGGGTAAGAACCGAAGTACCAACACGAGTCGTTGCAGACTTATAAGCTTCTTGTACTGATTCAAACAGATGGCCTACGCCTGTACCATGTAATGCAGAAATAAAATGAATACGAGCAAAGTCGACAAAACCTAAACGGCGATCGAGCTCTTTTTTCACGTGCTCTTTAACATCGGTATCTAAACCGTCCCACTTATTAACGGCGATAACAATGGAACGACCTGCATTTAGCGCAAAACCAAGTAGGCTTAAATCTTGATCTGAAATGTTTTCACGGGCATCGATTATTAACAAAACAACGTTAGCATCTTCTACCGCTTTAAGCGTTTTCACCACAGAAAATTTTTCTACCGTTTCATTTATGCGCTTACGACGACGAACACCAGCGGTATCAATCAATACGTACTCGCGCTCATCACGCTGCATCGGGATGTAGATTGAGTCACGCGTAGTTCCGGGCATGTCATAGACAACAACACGCTCTTCTCCTAAAATGCGGTTTGTAAGAGTTGATTTACCCACATTTGGACGACCGATAATCGCCAATTTAATTGGTTGGTCTTGAAGACGCTTAAACTCAGCTTCTGCTTCTTCCTCTGTATACTCTAGCTTCTCTTCATCTCCATCAACAAGATCGGTCAAATCTTCGATTTCACCTTTTTCCTTCTCGATAAGAGCTTCTGCGAATGGATTCAAAGCACGATCAATCAGCCCTGTTACACCACGACCGTGAGAAGCCGCTATTTGGTACATATTTTCCATACCTAGTTGCCAGAACTCAGCACTCGCTGCATCTGCATCAACACCGTCTACTTTATTGACTACAAGCATGGCAGGCTTTTCTATCTTACGTAAATGTTGTGCTATCGCTTCATCTGATACGGTTAAACCTGCACGACCATCTACCATGAACAACACAACATCCGCTTCATCGATAGCGGCAAGTGATTGCTCAGCCATTTTGGTTTCGACGCCTTCTTCGGTGCCGTCAATACCGCCGGTATCGATAACAATAAATTCGTGTTCTCCAAGTTTTGCCTGACCGTATTTTCGGTCACGAGTCAGTCCAGGGAAGTCTGCAACAAGTGCATCACGCGTACGTGTTAATCGATTAAATAGCGTAGACTTACCTACGTTTGGACGCCCAACTAGAGCAACAACAGGAATCATAACAACCTCTACAAAAAACATTTTATTATGTAGTTATAGGTAAGTTTTTGAAGACTTACCTATAACTACTCAATTCAACAAGAATTATTTACTGCAACAAAACGGCTCCTGACCGCAAAGTCAGGAGCCGAACGTGAATTCTATCACACTTTCATTATTTGAGTTAAGATCTAGTCGACCTTTAACTTACGGATACTACCGTCACGTGTCGTGATTAAATATTCATCATTGACCTCTATTGGACCAACGGCAAAACCACTGCTATCAACCAACTGCTGAGCCACAAATTCTCCTGTGTCTTTATCCAACCAGTGGAGATAACCTTCTGCATCACCCAATACTAAGTAACCATTTATTAATACAGGTGCAGTAAGTAATCGGTTTTCTAACAACTTATTCGTCCATATCTCAGTCCCGCTCCGCACATCTACTGCCGCAATATGATCATTGTCGGTCACTAAGAATAGGTCAGAACCATCAGTTGCCATATCCAAAGAGGAAGAGTAATTGCGCTTCCATGCAGGTGCACCTGAACGCAAATCAATCGCGACGAGTTGGCCGTTATAACCAACGGTATAAAGCATCCCACCCAAAATAACGGGAGAAGAATCGACGTCAACCAATCTATCTATTTCTGTCGCTCCTTTTGGTATACCAATAGGTTGCTGCCAAATAAGTTGACCACGGGCAACAATTGCTGCGGCTAATCGACCATTTGCCGTGCCCCAAAAAACGCCACCCGAAACAGTCGATGGAGAGCTATCCCCTCTTAATGTTAGGTTTGGTACCTCTGTACTTATCGTCCACTCTTGCGTACCCGTTTCGGAATCAAGAGCTTCTAAAATACCGCGACTAGTATGAACAATAACAAGGTTATTTTCAGTCGCTGGCTTAGACAATACTTCACCAATGACTTGTTGACGCCACAGTTCTTCACCTGTTTCACTATCAAGCGCGATAACTTCGCCATTTTCCGAACCAATAAACAACTTTCCGTAAGACGCGGTTATACCACCAGACAAACGAGCAAGAGTGTCTTTCTCTAGATCATTTTTCCAAATAGTCTTACCGTTTTCAGGATCCAGCGCCTTAACTTCGCCATCACGACCTGCTACAAAAATTTTATCGTAAGCAAAAACAGGTTGTAATTTTGAAAAATACTGACCAACGCCATCACCTATATTTGCAGACCAGCTGCTGTTCGGCGTGAACTGGCTAGCAACTTGAGGAACCGGTGCCATTACAACGGTATCTTCTTCACTAGAACATGCTGTTAGTCCAACAACAATAGCGGTACCTAATAAGATTCGACTGAGTGTTTTCTTCATTGCTTCAGCCCTTACTTGGCAAGGTCATCCAACTTAAATTGAATATCTTGGCTAGCATCATCCGCTTGTTGAGCTTCAGTATATGCGCTATATGCTGCATCTTTATCGCCTTTGCGAAGTAAGATATCACCTTTTAGTTCAGCTACTCTGCCTGTCCAAGCTTTAGAATCCAATGCGTTAAGTGTAGATAGAGCTTCATCAAATTGTTCATTCTGTGCTTGAATTCGAGCAATACGGAAACTAGCAATTGGTCCTATAGCAGTATCTTGCGTGTTTGCTTTCGCCCACTCTAATTGTGCTAAAGCCTCATCTAGCTCACCAGCATCAACCTGAGATTTAGCAAGCTGAAGTGCTGCTAATACAGAGTATTCCGTGCCTTTATTCGACTCTATAAAACTTTCGACCTGAGAAGAAGCAGCAACACCTTGAGTAGCAAGTTTCTCAATAACTTGAGAATAGCCATCAGATGCAGCTTCTTTTGCTTCGATCACTGAGTCTTGGTAAAAGCGCCAACCAAATAAGCCACCTAAACCGATAACTCCACCCAAAATAACCGCTTTACCGTTCTCTCTCCACCAATCTTTTATGGCCAGAACTTGATCTTCTTCGCTATCGTACAATTCCACTTTAAATCCTCTTAAACCAATTCTATTAGTTGAGCTACGATGTCTGTTTGAGCAACCGTTTTTTGTTCGCCACCTTTGAGGTCTTTTACCACAACGGTATTTTCAGCGACTTCATTTTCACCTAGCACAAGAGCTACAGCTGCACCGACTTTGTCTGCGCGCTTAAACTGCTTCTTAAAATTACCACCACCAAAATGGGTCATAATTCGTAAACTCGGAGAGGTTTCACGTAGATGCTCGGCTAATTTCATACCAGCCATCATAGTGCCTTCACCAGCGGTCACTAAGTAGACATCAACATTACGGCGTACATCAGTTAAACCCAGAGTATCAAGTAATAAGACTAAACGCTCTAAGCCCATGGCAAAACCAACTGCTGGGGTTGCTTTTCCGCCTAATTGCTCAACCAGTCCATCGTAACGACCACCGCCACAAACAGTACCTTGAGCCCCTAGGCTTTCTGTAATCCATTCAAATACAGTCCGATTGTAATAATCTAAACCACGTACTAAACGTTCATTAACTTGATATTCGA is a genomic window of Vibrio algarum containing:
- a CDS encoding YfgM family protein, whose translation is MELYDSEEDQVLAIKDWWRENGKAVILGGVIGLGGLFGWRFYQDSVIEAKEAASDGYSQVIEKLATQGVAASSQVESFIESNKGTEYSVLAALQLAKSQVDAGELDEALAQLEWAKANTQDTAIGPIASFRIARIQAQNEQFDEALSTLNALDSKAWTGRVAELKGDILLRKGDKDAAYSAYTEAQQADDASQDIQFKLDDLAK
- the der gene encoding ribosome biogenesis GTPase Der, whose translation is MIPVVALVGRPNVGKSTLFNRLTRTRDALVADFPGLTRDRKYGQAKLGEHEFIVIDTGGIDGTEEGVETKMAEQSLAAIDEADVVLFMVDGRAGLTVSDEAIAQHLRKIEKPAMLVVNKVDGVDADAASAEFWQLGMENMYQIAASHGRGVTGLIDRALNPFAEALIEKEKGEIEDLTDLVDGDEEKLEYTEEEAEAEFKRLQDQPIKLAIIGRPNVGKSTLTNRILGEERVVVYDMPGTTRDSIYIPMQRDEREYVLIDTAGVRRRKRINETVEKFSVVKTLKAVEDANVVLLIIDARENISDQDLSLLGFALNAGRSIVIAVNKWDGLDTDVKEHVKKELDRRLGFVDFARIHFISALHGTGVGHLFESVQEAYKSATTRVGTSVLTRVMKMATDDHQPPLVRGRRVKLKYAHAGGYNPPIVVIHGNQVKELPDSYKRYLMNYYRRSLEIMGTPIRIQFQNSENPFEGKSNKMTLSQERKRNRVVGMMKNRRK
- the bamB gene encoding outer membrane protein assembly factor BamB; the protein is MKKTLSRILLGTAIVVGLTACSSEEDTVVMAPVPQVASQFTPNSSWSANIGDGVGQYFSKLQPVFAYDKIFVAGRDGEVKALDPENGKTIWKNDLEKDTLARLSGGITASYGKLFIGSENGEVIALDSETGEELWRQQVIGEVLSKPATENNLVIVHTSRGILEALDSETGTQEWTISTEVPNLTLRGDSSPSTVSGGVFWGTANGRLAAAIVARGQLIWQQPIGIPKGATEIDRLVDVDSSPVILGGMLYTVGYNGQLVAIDLRSGAPAWKRNYSSSLDMATDGSDLFLVTDNDHIAAVDVRSGTEIWTNKLLENRLLTAPVLINGYLVLGDAEGYLHWLDKDTGEFVAQQLVDSSGFAVGPIEVNDEYLITTRDGSIRKLKVD